The Oncorhynchus tshawytscha isolate Ot180627B unplaced genomic scaffold, Otsh_v2.0 Un_contig_1282_pilon_pilon, whole genome shotgun sequence nucleotide sequence ctctctctcctcctctcctctccccttctctcctctcctctcctctcctctctcccctctcctctcctcctctcctctcctcctctctcctctctcccctcttctcctctctctagaTGGTTCCTACGATGCCCCAGGGGGCCAGAGACAGACCCATTGCCGGTCCTGTCTAGGGAAGTTATCAGGTTACTCTGGTCTGTACACAGTCCGCTCCCCTCAGAACCGCTGTGATGCCTGCATCCACCTGGGAAACCTCTACGACATCAGTGAAGACCAGCTGCAGTACCAGACCTAttcacaggcacacgcacactccccaaacacacactctccacaCGCACACTCTCCACACGCACACTCCCCACACGCACACTCTCCACACGCACACTCTCCACACGCACActccccacacgcacacacacacacccagcacacacaccctcactctgGCGGGGACATGTTCACCCACTACCTGCCTCAGAGCGAGCTGGGTCTGGTGGGCGAGGGTGATGGGTTGGTGAGTCACTACCTCCCCCCTGCCGGAACCTCCCCCCCAGGATCTCACCTCTCCACCCAGCTCAGCCGACAGCCCTCCTACGAGAACGTCCCTGAGAAGCAACAGCAGCAGCGTCGGGGGGGCGGCAGGGAGTCAGAGCGGCAGCAGAGTCAGTTCAGAGGGTTCAGTCTGCCAGACAGGGACAACAGCAGAGATAACAACAGCTTTGGTCTCCTGGAGGATAGTCCCTATGCTAACGTCCTCACCATGCGCTCTGACCgaccctactcctcctcccccctcaacCACTCTCTGGATCCCGTcctgcccctccccctgcccctcccccGCCGCTCCAAGTCCCTGTACCCCGACCGGCCCTCCCATAACCCCTTCCTGCAGGGCGGAGGGGGGACGGGGCAGCGAGGAGAGAACAGCCTGGCCGCAGCACAGCGCCTGGCACATGGCCGCTCCGCCACCGACCTCTACAAACAACTAGTCCCCCTGGCGATGACGCTCGGCAACCACCACGGGCATCCCCACGGTAACCACCAGGAGTTCTTCTACCCCGTGGCCTCAGAGACGGCCGTGATGTCGTACGTGATGGCTCCGCCCGCCGTGGCGGCCCAGCAGCCAATCGGCTACGTGACGGCTCCCCGGGCCTCCAGCGCCGGTGGAAACAGGCCACGCCTCTACCGACGCATGCCCAGCATCGAGTCCGACGTCTGAGACACACATACgggagagagtttgtgtgtgctgGTGTTAGGGACAAATCTGacttaacaaacacacacacacacagctgaacagAACAGTCCTAGTCCTCAGTGTTTTCTATGAGGTGTTAAACCTCCTTCATAAACCACTAATACTATACAACCTATAAACAGGTGGTCTACCACTGActttacaggagaggagaggagaggggaggggaggggaggggaggggaggagggaggggagggcagggaggatgggagaggagaggagagggagaggagaggagaggagaggagaggagagggagaggagaggaggaggagaggagaggagaggagaggagaggagaggagagggagaggagaggagaggagaggagaggagaggagaggttgtacAGGAAAAGAGCTGAACCATACACAGAGACTGATGGACTCATAGACTGCTCTGTGTACCCTGGGACTGGGTAGGATGATAA carries:
- the LOC121845901 gene encoding glutamate receptor ionotropic, NMDA 2A-like produces the protein MFTHYLPQSELGLVGEGDGLVSHYLPPAGTSPPGSHLSTQLSRQPSYENVPEKQQQQRRGGGRESERQQSQFRGFSLPDRDNSRDNNSFGLLEDSPYANVLTMRSDRPYSSSPLNHSLDPVLPLPLPLPRRSKSLYPDRPSHNPFLQGGGGTGQRGENSLAAAQRLAHGRSATDLYKQLVPLAMTLGNHHGHPHGNHQEFFYPVASETAVMSYVMAPPAVAAQQPIGYVTAPRASSAGGNRPRLYRRMPSIESDV